Proteins encoded within one genomic window of Kibdelosporangium phytohabitans:
- a CDS encoding DUF1761 domain-containing protein, with amino-acid sequence MTALTQRTVARTFGSGGRVLVAALATILASTLYYMVFGEVYQHLRGGATATPDPLAIAVQLGRNILVAAVLAVLLHRLAINARRAAIGVGALVWLGFQAMAVLGSVIHEHYPFGLYLLHIGDALLATLVMVLVLVRRKA; translated from the coding sequence GTGACGGCGTTGACCCAGCGCACAGTCGCGCGCACGTTCGGCAGCGGTGGCCGCGTGTTGGTGGCCGCGCTGGCAACCATCCTGGCCAGCACGCTTTACTACATGGTGTTCGGTGAGGTCTACCAGCACTTGCGCGGCGGCGCGACCGCGACACCGGACCCTTTGGCGATCGCTGTCCAGTTAGGACGCAACATTCTCGTCGCGGCCGTCCTGGCTGTCCTGCTGCATCGGCTCGCGATCAACGCACGGCGAGCGGCGATCGGTGTGGGAGCGTTGGTGTGGCTCGGCTTCCAGGCCATGGCGGTGCTCGGATCGGTGATCCACGAGCACTACCCGTTCGGGCTGTACCTGCTGCACATCGGTGACGCACTGCTTGCCACCCTGGTCATGGTCCTCGTCCTGGTAAGGAGGAAGGCGTGA
- a CDS encoding ATP-binding protein, with protein sequence MTRIHCRYPSLCVRGPRVRRRSPRRWSPVPTSPGRTFTPSSLPHLSRCAWPVPGSPAGPGQVGFPDDVGQDAVLAADEAVSNAIDHACPGSSGTLTLFAACSHPVSVVRIVVSDHGLWRPPQPNPACAGGACP encoded by the coding sequence ATGACCAGAATTCACTGCCGTTACCCGTCCCTCTGCGTGCGTGGGCCGAGAGTTCGCCGTCGTTCGCCGCGGAGGTGGTCTCCCGTTCCGACATCACCCGGCCGCACGTTCACACCCAGCTCGCTGCCGCACCTGAGCAGGTGCGCGTGGCCCGTTCCCGGGTCGCCGGCTGGACCCGGGCAGGTCGGCTTCCCGGACGACGTGGGCCAGGACGCTGTGCTGGCCGCCGACGAGGCGGTCAGCAACGCCATCGACCACGCCTGTCCGGGTTCATCCGGCACCTTGACGCTGTTCGCCGCGTGCAGCCACCCGGTCAGCGTGGTGCGGATCGTCGTGTCCGACCACGGCCTGTGGCGCCCGCCCCAGCCGAACCCCGCTTGCGCGGGCGGAGCCTGCCCATGA
- a CDS encoding MerR family transcriptional regulator: MIPNPRDTAGASAADKFDDEHYPAYTMGRAAEMLGTSAGFLRSLDEAKLITPQRSTGGHRRYSRHQLRIAARVRELIDQGTALDAACRIITLEDQLHEALRLNAGHEHT; this comes from the coding sequence ATGATCCCTAACCCGCGAGACACGGCCGGCGCGAGTGCGGCCGACAAGTTCGACGATGAACACTACCCGGCCTACACCATGGGCCGTGCCGCGGAAATGCTCGGCACCTCAGCCGGATTCCTGCGGAGCCTGGACGAGGCGAAGCTGATTACGCCGCAGCGTTCTACCGGTGGGCATCGTCGCTATTCCCGTCACCAGCTGCGCATCGCCGCGCGGGTGCGGGAGCTGATCGATCAGGGCACCGCATTGGACGCGGCCTGCCGGATCATCACCCTGGAAGACCAACTCCACGAAGCACTGCGGCTCAACGCCGGACACGAGCACACCTGA
- a CDS encoding VOC family protein — MTNQQKARIDAIRTVGIPVSDQDRALEFYIGVLGFEKLMDAPIGQFGGRWIELSPPRSAVTVALTPARAEKFAGVDTGIRFTTEDASALHAQLSSHGVDVDELLRWPGVPPMFDFRDLDGNVLYVSESSAPGEEKTQ; from the coding sequence ATGACCAACCAGCAGAAGGCACGCATCGACGCGATAAGAACCGTCGGCATCCCGGTCAGCGACCAGGACCGGGCGCTGGAGTTCTACATCGGCGTCCTAGGTTTCGAGAAGCTCATGGACGCACCGATCGGGCAGTTCGGCGGCCGCTGGATCGAGCTGTCCCCGCCCAGGTCCGCCGTGACGGTCGCGTTGACCCCGGCCCGTGCGGAGAAGTTCGCGGGTGTGGACACCGGGATCCGTTTCACGACCGAGGATGCGTCGGCGTTGCACGCCCAACTGTCCAGCCACGGCGTGGACGTCGACGAACTGCTGCGCTGGCCGGGCGTGCCACCCATGTTCGACTTCCGCGACCTGGACGGCAACGTCCTGTACGTCAGCGAAAGCTCCGCGCCCGGTGAGGAGAAGACCCAGTGA
- a CDS encoding tetratricopeptide repeat protein codes for MNQPVTGPLSRRGTELLDDTTTDTIDRRPHQRAIDILEQAVAAGEPAAAALLARGYRERGQLIEAHELLAPLVAGGRTDLAGVLADVLADLDLADDAEQAYQVAIASNDGEAMNSFALFLAGQGRQAEAVVMFERAIAAGDVLAPADLARTYLRDLHDIAAAQAVAERYLSADAPTTYCALGEVYAELGRLDEAEHLLRTGIDLGAAQAHIDYARFLQHHRCDVDAAEREYRLAGDLHEPSWGYHLGAFLLEHGQDDEAAQVLELAAYWGDLDARGLLETEFEVVTDQA; via the coding sequence ATGAACCAGCCTGTCACAGGCCCATTGAGCCGTCGCGGCACCGAACTGCTCGACGACACCACCACCGACACCATCGACCGGCGCCCGCATCAGCGGGCGATCGACATTCTGGAGCAAGCTGTCGCCGCGGGCGAACCGGCAGCGGCTGCGCTGCTGGCTCGTGGTTACCGCGAACGCGGGCAACTGATCGAGGCACACGAACTACTCGCCCCGCTGGTCGCCGGTGGGCGCACCGACCTGGCTGGCGTGCTGGCCGATGTGCTGGCCGACCTCGACCTGGCCGACGACGCCGAGCAGGCCTACCAGGTCGCCATCGCCTCCAATGACGGCGAAGCGATGAACAGCTTCGCGCTGTTTCTGGCCGGCCAGGGCCGTCAGGCGGAAGCGGTGGTCATGTTCGAGCGCGCCATCGCGGCCGGTGATGTGCTCGCCCCAGCGGACCTGGCCCGCACCTACCTGCGCGATCTGCACGACATCGCCGCCGCGCAGGCGGTGGCCGAGAGGTACCTCAGTGCGGACGCGCCCACAACCTACTGTGCGTTGGGCGAGGTCTATGCCGAGTTGGGCCGGCTCGATGAGGCCGAGCACCTGTTGCGCACCGGTATCGATCTGGGAGCGGCCCAGGCGCACATCGACTACGCGAGGTTCCTGCAGCACCACCGGTGCGATGTGGACGCCGCCGAGCGTGAGTACCGGCTGGCCGGCGACCTGCACGAGCCGTCATGGGGTTATCACCTGGGTGCGTTCCTGCTGGAGCACGGCCAGGACGACGAGGCCGCCCAGGTTCTCGAACTCGCCGCCTACTGGGGCGACCTGGACGCACGGGGACTGCTGGAGACCGAGTTCGAGGTGGTGACCGACCAGGCCTGA
- a CDS encoding transposase yields the protein MSVMPPRQRRSYTAEYKVEAAHRVIDSGRTISEVARELGIDPGMLSVWVTHEQRRVAAAEAHGDTPLEPAERAELQRLRRQVAELEKDNQFLVKASAYFAATRKNRPGSN from the coding sequence ATGTCTGTCATGCCTCCTCGTCAGCGCCGGTCGTACACGGCCGAGTACAAGGTCGAGGCTGCGCATCGGGTGATCGATTCCGGTCGGACGATCTCCGAGGTGGCTCGTGAGCTGGGGATTGACCCGGGGATGTTGAGTGTCTGGGTCACACACGAACAGCGTAGGGTCGCCGCGGCCGAAGCCCACGGGGACACACCCCTGGAACCGGCGGAGCGGGCCGAGTTGCAGCGGCTGCGCCGCCAGGTGGCCGAGCTGGAGAAGGACAACCAGTTCCTGGTAAAAGCTTCGGCGTACTTTGCCGCGACGCGGAAGAATCGACCCGGTTCGAACTGA
- a CDS encoding SDR family oxidoreductase: MIKTVHAEIEAQAEASGIPTVRVRSTIFMANDLAWLPAIRRGIPVPLAYPDASMPAVAEQDIAAVAATCLNQQVDRDTYELTGPQSLTQLERLEALTKHATGTRASWTDITGNAERDGLPNMPGPPGEYLLMNLARSSRTPVPPTGDVREVLGRAAVDYRTWVTGATV, translated from the coding sequence TTGATCAAGACCGTTCACGCCGAGATCGAGGCCCAAGCCGAGGCCAGCGGCATACCGACAGTGCGGGTGCGGTCCACCATCTTCATGGCCAACGACCTCGCCTGGCTTCCGGCCATCAGGAGGGGAATCCCCGTGCCGTTGGCCTACCCGGACGCGTCGATGCCGGCCGTCGCCGAACAAGACATCGCCGCCGTCGCCGCCACCTGCCTCAACCAGCAAGTCGACCGCGACACCTACGAACTCACCGGGCCGCAAAGCCTGACCCAGCTCGAACGACTGGAAGCTCTGACGAAACACGCCACCGGCACTCGTGCCTCCTGGACCGACATCACCGGCAACGCCGAACGCGATGGGCTGCCGAACATGCCCGGTCCACCCGGCGAGTACCTCCTCATGAACCTCGCTCGCTCGTCGCGGACACCCGTCCCACCGACCGGAGACGTTCGTGAAGTCCTGGGGCGAGCTGCGGTCGACTACCGCACCTGGGTCACGGGGGCGACGGTATGA
- a CDS encoding MFS transporter, with protein sequence MTAQLMVGVDATILALAIPGMTADLQLSTEAVAWVMAGYVLVAGALMIAGGRIAQAAGYARMMTLGLVTFGLASAVGGAADAGWILIGARLAQGVGAAAMTPAAMARLSAAFPGDDRAKAYGIFGMIMGSGTAIGLLFGGVLTQVSGWRACMYVNLVFVAISLVLSAFARDRVEPSPGHGRGWWGGVVLGVGVALVIQALTVVDTPGPAAALALAGIAVVGLFAATDRRAATPMIPVVLFQNATRRIAYYALFLWGIATIATFVAASGSLQREHHLAPLAVGALFLIYPAAVQIGLAIARRLCGTLSPVRSIGLGLALIGVGQAVLALSPDGVAAILAALGLMGLGTSQVMPNANSAMNQDAGPHAGVAGAVGTTLQQLGGSFGLAIPVAFAAWTTHAASVTALLLLSASLLALRQPQVTTTPIASTEPKEASA encoded by the coding sequence GTGACGGCTCAGCTGATGGTCGGCGTCGACGCGACCATCCTGGCGCTGGCGATACCCGGGATGACCGCCGATTTGCAGCTGTCCACAGAGGCAGTGGCGTGGGTCATGGCAGGTTATGTCCTCGTCGCGGGAGCGCTGATGATCGCCGGAGGGCGCATCGCGCAGGCAGCTGGTTACGCCCGGATGATGACCCTGGGGCTGGTGACCTTCGGCCTCGCGTCGGCGGTCGGCGGCGCGGCCGATGCGGGCTGGATTCTGATCGGCGCCCGCCTCGCCCAAGGAGTCGGGGCAGCGGCCATGACACCAGCCGCGATGGCACGGCTCTCGGCGGCGTTTCCCGGTGACGATCGGGCCAAGGCGTACGGCATCTTCGGGATGATCATGGGCAGCGGAACCGCCATCGGCCTGCTGTTCGGCGGTGTACTGACCCAGGTCTCGGGGTGGCGGGCCTGCATGTACGTCAACCTCGTGTTCGTGGCGATCTCGCTGGTCTTGTCCGCATTCGCCAGGGACCGCGTAGAGCCCTCCCCTGGGCATGGGCGTGGCTGGTGGGGTGGGGTCGTGCTCGGCGTCGGCGTCGCACTGGTCATCCAGGCACTCACCGTCGTGGACACCCCCGGACCTGCCGCCGCCCTCGCCCTCGCCGGCATCGCGGTGGTCGGACTGTTCGCCGCGACCGACCGGCGTGCGGCGACACCGATGATTCCGGTGGTCCTGTTCCAGAACGCCACCCGGCGGATCGCCTACTACGCGCTCTTCCTCTGGGGCATTGCGACGATCGCGACCTTCGTGGCGGCCAGCGGTTCGCTCCAGCGCGAACACCACCTCGCACCGCTGGCCGTAGGGGCGCTGTTCCTGATCTACCCGGCCGCCGTCCAGATCGGGTTAGCGATCGCCCGCCGCCTCTGCGGCACTTTGTCCCCAGTCCGGTCCATCGGTCTCGGCCTCGCCTTGATCGGCGTTGGTCAAGCCGTCCTCGCACTTTCTCCGGACGGCGTCGCTGCCATCCTCGCGGCCCTGGGGCTGATGGGGCTGGGCACCTCACAGGTCATGCCGAACGCGAACAGCGCCATGAACCAGGACGCCGGGCCGCATGCAGGAGTCGCCGGAGCCGTCGGCACTACCCTGCAACAACTCGGGGGGAGCTTCGGCCTGGCCATCCCAGTCGCCTTCGCCGCCTGGACCACACACGCCGCCAGCGTCACCGCCCTGTTGCTGCTGAGCGCGTCGCTCCTCGCCCTGCGCCAACCACAGGTCACCACCACACCCATTGCATCCACGGAACCAAAGGAAGCGTCCGCATGA
- a CDS encoding LysR family transcriptional regulator, which produces MELREIEIFLVLAEELHFGRTAERLYLSSSRISQTVRVLESRIGGVLFERTSRRVRLTPLGEQLRDRLRPAYEEIHQAFGEVREVAAGITGKLRISLLNFAAGGPVFAEIVRVFTTAHPGCEVVVHEAFPGEALNRLRRGELDLVAHWLPVRQPDLTVGPVVMRDDRAVAVRAGHPLAERGHATPADLEAFPMVDATDVVPSETLEVLYPGPVGRHREGRMVEVLSLVARGEIVHPTVATLVDYYSHPGVSVVPLRGLPALESALVWVTERESAAVRAFAAIAAELSNTAPATGAPR; this is translated from the coding sequence GTGGAACTCCGCGAGATCGAGATCTTTCTGGTTTTGGCCGAGGAGTTGCATTTCGGCCGGACGGCGGAGCGGCTGTACCTGTCGTCGTCGCGGATCAGTCAGACAGTGCGTGTGCTGGAGTCGCGGATCGGCGGCGTGTTGTTCGAGCGGACGTCGCGGCGGGTGCGGTTGACGCCGTTGGGCGAGCAGCTGCGGGATCGGCTGCGTCCTGCCTACGAGGAGATCCACCAGGCGTTCGGTGAGGTCCGCGAGGTGGCGGCGGGGATCACCGGGAAGTTGCGGATCAGCCTGCTGAACTTCGCGGCCGGTGGGCCGGTGTTCGCTGAGATCGTGCGGGTGTTCACGACAGCGCATCCCGGGTGTGAGGTCGTTGTCCACGAGGCGTTTCCTGGTGAGGCGCTCAACCGGCTCCGGCGCGGCGAACTGGACTTGGTGGCGCACTGGTTGCCTGTTCGGCAACCAGATCTGACGGTGGGGCCGGTCGTGATGCGTGACGACCGCGCGGTCGCGGTCCGCGCCGGGCACCCGCTGGCCGAGCGTGGCCATGCCACCCCCGCGGATCTCGAGGCGTTTCCGATGGTCGACGCGACGGACGTGGTTCCTTCGGAGACGCTCGAGGTGCTGTATCCCGGCCCGGTCGGCAGGCATCGCGAGGGGCGGATGGTCGAGGTGCTGTCCCTGGTGGCCCGCGGGGAGATCGTGCATCCCACTGTGGCCACCCTCGTGGACTATTACAGTCATCCCGGGGTTTCGGTGGTTCCGCTTCGTGGCCTGCCTGCGTTGGAGAGCGCGCTGGTGTGGGTGACCGAGCGGGAGTCGGCGGCGGTTCGGGCGTTCGCCGCGATCGCCGCCGAGTTGTCGAACACCGCTCCGGCAACAGGGGCGCCTCGCTGA